From the Winogradskyella forsetii genome, the window GTCTTGCAATTCAACCTCTAAAGAAAAAAGGGATACAGCCGAAACAAAACAACCTAACCATACTAAAGCTATGGAATCTAAAATTGCCTTTGCTGATAATCCAGTAATTGCCCACAGAGGTGCTTGGAAAGCTAAGGGTTTCCCAAAGAATTCAATCGCTGCTTTAAAAGAGGCCATTAACCTAAAATGTACAGGCTCCGAGTTTGATGTGCGAATGACTTCGGATGAAGTACTAATAGTTACACACGATGGCGATTTTGGCGGTCTAGTGATAGACTCAACAACTTACGATGAACTTGCCAAGCACAAATTACCAAATGGGGAAACCCTACCGACATTGAGGGATTTTATTAAGGCGGGAATGACCAACAATGCAACTACGGGTTTAGTATGTGAGATAAAACCTTCGAAAATTGAAGGTCGAAATAAGCTCATGGCTGAAAAAGCGGTAGCTTTAGTAAAGGAGCTAAAGGCAGAAGCTTATGTGTCTTATTATATCAGTTTCAGTTATGAAATTATTAAGCGTATAAAAGAAATAAATGGCGATGCCAAAGTTTTGTATCTCGATGGGTCGAAAACTCCTCAAGAACTAAAAAATGATAATATTACAGGCTTGGATTATTTGGTGTGGAAACTTAAGCAAAAACCAGAATGGATTACGGAGGCGAAAAAATTGGATCTAAAACTGAATGCATGGACGGCAAATAAGCAAGAAGATATAGACTGGTTATTAGCTCAGGATTTCGATTATATAACTACGGACGAGCCAGAACTTGCTTTTGAGAGACTAAAAGTAGTTTCCAATTAGTCATAATGAATTTTTAGAATTAAACACATGAAATTAGTTCAGCTATTTATTATATGTTCTTTCCTTCTCGGTTGCAAAACTGACAAAGAAAATATAACGGACAAGAATTCAAATGCTAAATTAAAGGTAATGACCTATAATATTCGATTGGATACAGCATCTGATGGTGAAAATGCCTGGCCGAATCGCAGTGAATTTTTAACTGATCAAATTTTATTTTTAAGTCCCGATGTTTTTGGTGTGCAAGAAGCGCTTCCCAATCAAATTGAAGATTTAAATTTAGCCTTACCAGATTATAATTTTATAGGCAAAGGTAGAGATGGAAATGGCGAAGGAGAACACGCTGCTATATATTACAATTCAGAACATATTAATGTAGAAAAACATCAGACCTTTTGGTTATCAAAGACACCAGGGAAAGTCTCTAAGGATTGGGACGCTGCCTATCCAAGAGTTTGCACTTACGGTTTATTCGCTTCAAAATCGAGTGATCAAAAATTTTGGGTGTTCAATACGCATTTGGATCATGTTGGTCAGGAATCTCGTAAACAAAGTATGAAACTTATTCTTCAAAAAATAGCTTCAGAAAATACCGAAAATTACCCGGTCATGCTCATGGGAGATTTTAATGTTGAACCTAATAGTGATGTGGTATCCGAAATATCAAAAGTAATGTTAGACGCTAAGCAAATAGCTGAAGTAGAATTTGGCGCTCACGGAACCTTTAACGGTTTCAACTATAATGAACCTGTAACCCGACGAATCGATTATATTTTCGTTTCTAAGTCCCCGAACTTAAAGGTTCGGAAATATGCTGTTTTGTCAAGCTCCATTGATTTTAAGTTTCCATCAGACCATTTTCCTGTTTATCTAGAAGTTGAAATACAATAATTGTTGAATTATGAAAATAACCAAAAGAACCTTTTTGCTTTGAGTTGTTTGTATAAAAATTGTAGTTATTCTTATAGTGACCTGCAGACCTTTAAGTGATAAAAGCACTGAAACTAATGAAACCAAACTTTCCGAAAAAACAACTAAGGTAACCGAGAATAAATAGATAAAAAAAAACTCATCTTGATGCTTTTAATTAGACTAAAAAACATCAAGATGAGTTTTTTTATTAGCGTTTTGCTAAACTAATTTAAGCAACATCTTTTTTATTCATATGATATTGCAAGGCTCCTGAAGGGCATTTTTTTATCTGATTGATAATAGCATCAGTATTTGCGCCTTCTAAATCAATCCAAGGAATCACGGATCTTCTAA encodes:
- a CDS encoding endonuclease/exonuclease/phosphatase family protein, giving the protein MTYNIRLDTASDGENAWPNRSEFLTDQILFLSPDVFGVQEALPNQIEDLNLALPDYNFIGKGRDGNGEGEHAAIYYNSEHINVEKHQTFWLSKTPGKVSKDWDAAYPRVCTYGLFASKSSDQKFWVFNTHLDHVGQESRKQSMKLILQKIASENTENYPVMLMGDFNVEPNSDVVSEISKVMLDAKQIAEVEFGAHGTFNGFNYNEPVTRRIDYIFVSKSPNLKVRKYAVLSSSIDFKFPSDHFPVYLEVEIQ
- a CDS encoding (4Fe-4S)-binding protein; translation: MENNANVFSNAEITVTYNPRCCANAELCARQLSNVFRRSVIPWIDLEGANTDAIINQIKKCPSGALQYHMNKKDVA
- a CDS encoding glycerophosphodiester phosphodiesterase, which encodes MRYIIILICCLGLVSCNSTSKEKRDTAETKQPNHTKAMESKIAFADNPVIAHRGAWKAKGFPKNSIAALKEAINLKCTGSEFDVRMTSDEVLIVTHDGDFGGLVIDSTTYDELAKHKLPNGETLPTLRDFIKAGMTNNATTGLVCEIKPSKIEGRNKLMAEKAVALVKELKAEAYVSYYISFSYEIIKRIKEINGDAKVLYLDGSKTPQELKNDNITGLDYLVWKLKQKPEWITEAKKLDLKLNAWTANKQEDIDWLLAQDFDYITTDEPELAFERLKVVSN